In Tachysurus vachellii isolate PV-2020 chromosome 12, HZAU_Pvac_v1, whole genome shotgun sequence, the following are encoded in one genomic region:
- the add2 gene encoding beta-adducin isoform X3 has product MSKSPTPKGTPVQHSPVDGECVLMDAVQSPPQQVTPTSGSKNRISSLLQSPSFREELDMLIQEQAKKGGSSSSLWALRQIADFMASHGSPAALPSTMTMVTPINDLHGWDGVAMVKGERLMRCKLASVHRLFELYGWTQLTTTRLTMRISKEQEHFLVLPEGLTYGEVTASNLVKVNILGDVMEQGSTTLGVDVSAFSLHSAIYSARPDVRCLLHLHTPATAAVSAMKCGLLPLSHEALLVGEVAYYDYNGLMEEEEDRVDLQKSLGPTCKVLVLRNHGFVALGESVEEAFYTIYHIQTACQIQVSALCCAGGEENLIMLDRNVHRPNPTGTVGWAGSTFGPMHKTRLGEHEFEALMRTLDNLGYRTGYAYRFPVLLERSRTRREVEVPATVTSFSFDDEGKRVQVRLQPHAHKQQLEKTRWLNTPNTYQKVNQDQASPGHRTTWQWLRSDEVTQSGGTAIKIENPNQFVPLFTNPQEVLETRNKIREQNRQDMKTAGPQSQLLAGVITENSPPSPEIMEPPSTPEPEPPNPFNELTDQALEEYRKEVERKKEVDETDGKTTDTVPNGKEEEGEKQQDELEKGLKALSTSDTSETSVVPPTAPPTKPVGTTPEGSPSKSPFKKKKKFKAPSFLKKSKKQKEKAET; this is encoded by the exons ATGAGCAAGTCTCCCACTCCCAAAGGCACACCGGTGCAGCACAGCCCGGTGGACGGCGAGTGTGTGTTAATGGACGCAGTTCAGTCTCCACCTCAGCAGGTCACTCCGACCAGTGGCTCAAAGAATCGCATCTCCAGCCTTCTGCAGAGccct tcgtTCCGTGAGGAGCTGGACATGTTGATTCAGGAGCAGGCGAAGAAAGGCGGGAGCTCGTCCAGTCTGTGGGCTCTCAGGCAGATCGCTGACTTTATGGCCTCTCACGGCTCTCCTGCTGCACTGCCCTCGA ctATGACCATGGTGACCCCCATTAATGATCTGCATGGATGGGATGGCGTTGCCATGGTAAAGGGGGAGCGGCTGATGCGCTGTAAGCTGGCGAGTGTCCACCGTCTGTTTGAACTGTACGGCTGGACTCAGCTCACTACCACCCGGCTCACG ATGCGTATCAGTAAAGAGCAGGAGCACTTCCTGGTTCTACCTGAAGGCCTGACCTATGGCGAGGTCACCGCCTCTAACCTG gttaagGTGAATATCCTGGGTGATGTGATGGAGCAGGGCAGCACTACATTAGGAGTAGATGTATCCGCCTTCAGCCTGCACTCGGCCATTTACTCCGCCCGACCCGATGTCCGCTGCCTGCTACACCTCCACACTCCCGCTACAGCTGCt GTGTCAGCCATGAAGTGTGGCCTCCTGCCGCTGTCCCATGAGGCTTTGCTGGTGGGCGAGGTGGCGTATTACGACTACAATGGCttgatggaggaggaggaggacagagTGGACCTGCAGAAGAGTCTCGGGCCCACATGCAAG GTTCTCGTCCTGAGGAACCATGGCTTCGTGGCTCTGGGAGAGTCGGTAGAGGAGGCCTTCTACACCATCTACCACATCCAGACAGCCTGTCAGATACAG GTTTCAGCTCTGTGCTGTGCTGGAGGAGAGGAGAACCTCATCATGCTGGACCGGAACGTACACAGACCGAACCCCACCGGCACCGTGGGCTGGGCCGGATCCACCTTCGGACCCATGCACAAGACCCGACTCGGAGAGCACGAATTCGAGGCGCTCATGAGGACCCTCGACAACCTG GGATACCGTACTGGTTACGCCTACCGCTTCCCTGTCCTCCTGGAGCGCTCCAGGACGCGCAGAGAGGTTGAGGTTCCCGCCACCGTCACCTCCTTCAGCTTCGATGATGAGGGGAAACGAGTGCAAGTGCGCCTTCAACCTCACGCCCACAAACAACAGCTGGAGAAAACGAGATGGCTGAACACACCTAACACTTACCAAAAGGTCAACCAGGACCAGGCGAGCCCCGGCCACCGCACCACG TGGCAGTGGCTGCGGTCGGACGAGGTAACCCAAAGCGGCGGCACAGCCATCAAGATCGAAAACCCCAACCAGTTTGTTCCTCTCTTTACCAACCCGCAGGAGGTTTTGGAGACCAGGAATAAG ATCCGAGAGCAGAACCGTCAGGACATGAAGACGGCAGGACCGCAGTCTCAGTTATTAGCTGGCGTGATCACGGAGAACAGCCCACCG TCTCCAGAAATCATGGAGCCCCCTTCAACCCCCGAGCCAGAACCACCGAACCCGTTCAACGAGCTGACGGATCAGGCGCTGGAGGAATATCGCAAAGAAGTTGAGCGTAAGAAGGAGGTGGACG AGACGGACGGGAAAACCACGGACACGGTCCCGAATgggaaggaggaggagggcGAGAAGCAGCAGGATGAGCTGGAGAAAGGATTGAAGGCTCTCTCAACCAGTGACACATCAGAAACCTCTGTTGTCCCGCCCACTGCCCCGCCCACCAAGCCTGTGGGCACCACCCCCGAGGGCTCTCCCTCAAAGTCACcgttcaagaagaagaagaagttcaaAGCTCCGTCGTTCCTAAAGAAGAGCAAGAAGCAGAAAGAGAAGGCTGAGACttga
- the add2 gene encoding beta-adducin isoform X4 — MSKSPTPKGTPVQHSPVDGECVLMDAVQSPPQQVTPTSGSKNRISSLLQSPSFREELDMLIQEQAKKGGSSSSLWALRQIADFMASHGSPAALPSTMTMVTPINDLHGWDGVAMVKGERLMRCKLASVHRLFELYGWTQLTTTRLTMRISKEQEHFLVLPEGLTYGEVTASNLVKVNILGDVMEQGSTTLGVDVSAFSLHSAIYSARPDVRCLLHLHTPATAAVSAMKCGLLPLSHEALLVGEVAYYDYNGLMEEEEDRVDLQKSLGPTCKVLVLRNHGFVALGESVEEAFYTIYHIQTACQIQVSALCCAGGEENLIMLDRNVHRPNPTGTVGWAGSTFGPMHKTRLGEHEFEALMRTLDNLGYRTGYAYRFPVLLERSRTRREVEVPATVTSFSFDDEGKRVQVRLQPHAHKQQLEKTRWLNTPNTYQKVNQDQASPGHRTTWQWLRSDEVTQSGGTAIKIENPNQFVPLFTNPQEVLETRNKIREQNRQDMKTAGPQSQLLAGVITENSPPSPEIMEPPSTPEPEPPNPFNELTDQALEEYRKEVEQTDGKTTDTVPNGKEEEGEKQQDELEKGLKALSTSDTSETSVVPPTAPPTKPVGTTPEGSPSKSPFKKKKKFKAPSFLKKSKKQKEKAET; from the exons ATGAGCAAGTCTCCCACTCCCAAAGGCACACCGGTGCAGCACAGCCCGGTGGACGGCGAGTGTGTGTTAATGGACGCAGTTCAGTCTCCACCTCAGCAGGTCACTCCGACCAGTGGCTCAAAGAATCGCATCTCCAGCCTTCTGCAGAGccct tcgtTCCGTGAGGAGCTGGACATGTTGATTCAGGAGCAGGCGAAGAAAGGCGGGAGCTCGTCCAGTCTGTGGGCTCTCAGGCAGATCGCTGACTTTATGGCCTCTCACGGCTCTCCTGCTGCACTGCCCTCGA ctATGACCATGGTGACCCCCATTAATGATCTGCATGGATGGGATGGCGTTGCCATGGTAAAGGGGGAGCGGCTGATGCGCTGTAAGCTGGCGAGTGTCCACCGTCTGTTTGAACTGTACGGCTGGACTCAGCTCACTACCACCCGGCTCACG ATGCGTATCAGTAAAGAGCAGGAGCACTTCCTGGTTCTACCTGAAGGCCTGACCTATGGCGAGGTCACCGCCTCTAACCTG gttaagGTGAATATCCTGGGTGATGTGATGGAGCAGGGCAGCACTACATTAGGAGTAGATGTATCCGCCTTCAGCCTGCACTCGGCCATTTACTCCGCCCGACCCGATGTCCGCTGCCTGCTACACCTCCACACTCCCGCTACAGCTGCt GTGTCAGCCATGAAGTGTGGCCTCCTGCCGCTGTCCCATGAGGCTTTGCTGGTGGGCGAGGTGGCGTATTACGACTACAATGGCttgatggaggaggaggaggacagagTGGACCTGCAGAAGAGTCTCGGGCCCACATGCAAG GTTCTCGTCCTGAGGAACCATGGCTTCGTGGCTCTGGGAGAGTCGGTAGAGGAGGCCTTCTACACCATCTACCACATCCAGACAGCCTGTCAGATACAG GTTTCAGCTCTGTGCTGTGCTGGAGGAGAGGAGAACCTCATCATGCTGGACCGGAACGTACACAGACCGAACCCCACCGGCACCGTGGGCTGGGCCGGATCCACCTTCGGACCCATGCACAAGACCCGACTCGGAGAGCACGAATTCGAGGCGCTCATGAGGACCCTCGACAACCTG GGATACCGTACTGGTTACGCCTACCGCTTCCCTGTCCTCCTGGAGCGCTCCAGGACGCGCAGAGAGGTTGAGGTTCCCGCCACCGTCACCTCCTTCAGCTTCGATGATGAGGGGAAACGAGTGCAAGTGCGCCTTCAACCTCACGCCCACAAACAACAGCTGGAGAAAACGAGATGGCTGAACACACCTAACACTTACCAAAAGGTCAACCAGGACCAGGCGAGCCCCGGCCACCGCACCACG TGGCAGTGGCTGCGGTCGGACGAGGTAACCCAAAGCGGCGGCACAGCCATCAAGATCGAAAACCCCAACCAGTTTGTTCCTCTCTTTACCAACCCGCAGGAGGTTTTGGAGACCAGGAATAAG ATCCGAGAGCAGAACCGTCAGGACATGAAGACGGCAGGACCGCAGTCTCAGTTATTAGCTGGCGTGATCACGGAGAACAGCCCACCG TCTCCAGAAATCATGGAGCCCCCTTCAACCCCCGAGCCAGAACCACCGAACCCGTTCAACGAGCTGACGGATCAGGCGCTGGAGGAATATCGCAAAGAAGTTGAGC AGACGGACGGGAAAACCACGGACACGGTCCCGAATgggaaggaggaggagggcGAGAAGCAGCAGGATGAGCTGGAGAAAGGATTGAAGGCTCTCTCAACCAGTGACACATCAGAAACCTCTGTTGTCCCGCCCACTGCCCCGCCCACCAAGCCTGTGGGCACCACCCCCGAGGGCTCTCCCTCAAAGTCACcgttcaagaagaagaagaagttcaaAGCTCCGTCGTTCCTAAAGAAGAGCAAGAAGCAGAAAGAGAAGGCTGAGACttga
- the add2 gene encoding beta-adducin isoform X1, protein MSKSPTPKGTPVQHSPVDGECVLMDAVQSPPQQVTPTSGSKNRISSLLQSPSFREELDMLIQEQAKKGGSSSSLWALRQIADFMASHGSPAALPSTMTMVTPINDLHGWDGVAMVKGERLMRCKLASVHRLFELYGWTQLTTTRLTMRISKEQEHFLVLPEGLTYGEVTASNLVKVNILGDVMEQGSTTLGVDVSAFSLHSAIYSARPDVRCLLHLHTPATAAVSAMKCGLLPLSHEALLVGEVAYYDYNGLMEEEEDRVDLQKSLGPTCKVLVLRNHGFVALGESVEEAFYTIYHIQTACQIQVSALCCAGGEENLIMLDRNVHRPNPTGTVGWAGSTFGPMHKTRLGEHEFEALMRTLDNLGYRTGYAYRFPVLLERSRTRREVEVPATVTSFSFDDEGKRVQVRLQPHAHKQQLEKTRWLNTPNTYQKVNQDQASPGHRTTWQWLRSDEVTQSGGTAIKIENPNQFVPLFTNPQEVLETRNKIREQNRQDMKTAGPQSQLLAGVITENSPPSPEIMEPPSTPEPEPPNPFNELTDQALEEYRKEVERKKEVDGVEEVTNDTGTPPPASSPTKVPSPIKPPASETDGKTTDTVPNGKEEEGEKQQDELEKGLKALSTSDTSETSVVPPTAPPTKPVGTTPEGSPSKSPFKKKKKFKAPSFLKKSKKQKEKAET, encoded by the exons ATGAGCAAGTCTCCCACTCCCAAAGGCACACCGGTGCAGCACAGCCCGGTGGACGGCGAGTGTGTGTTAATGGACGCAGTTCAGTCTCCACCTCAGCAGGTCACTCCGACCAGTGGCTCAAAGAATCGCATCTCCAGCCTTCTGCAGAGccct tcgtTCCGTGAGGAGCTGGACATGTTGATTCAGGAGCAGGCGAAGAAAGGCGGGAGCTCGTCCAGTCTGTGGGCTCTCAGGCAGATCGCTGACTTTATGGCCTCTCACGGCTCTCCTGCTGCACTGCCCTCGA ctATGACCATGGTGACCCCCATTAATGATCTGCATGGATGGGATGGCGTTGCCATGGTAAAGGGGGAGCGGCTGATGCGCTGTAAGCTGGCGAGTGTCCACCGTCTGTTTGAACTGTACGGCTGGACTCAGCTCACTACCACCCGGCTCACG ATGCGTATCAGTAAAGAGCAGGAGCACTTCCTGGTTCTACCTGAAGGCCTGACCTATGGCGAGGTCACCGCCTCTAACCTG gttaagGTGAATATCCTGGGTGATGTGATGGAGCAGGGCAGCACTACATTAGGAGTAGATGTATCCGCCTTCAGCCTGCACTCGGCCATTTACTCCGCCCGACCCGATGTCCGCTGCCTGCTACACCTCCACACTCCCGCTACAGCTGCt GTGTCAGCCATGAAGTGTGGCCTCCTGCCGCTGTCCCATGAGGCTTTGCTGGTGGGCGAGGTGGCGTATTACGACTACAATGGCttgatggaggaggaggaggacagagTGGACCTGCAGAAGAGTCTCGGGCCCACATGCAAG GTTCTCGTCCTGAGGAACCATGGCTTCGTGGCTCTGGGAGAGTCGGTAGAGGAGGCCTTCTACACCATCTACCACATCCAGACAGCCTGTCAGATACAG GTTTCAGCTCTGTGCTGTGCTGGAGGAGAGGAGAACCTCATCATGCTGGACCGGAACGTACACAGACCGAACCCCACCGGCACCGTGGGCTGGGCCGGATCCACCTTCGGACCCATGCACAAGACCCGACTCGGAGAGCACGAATTCGAGGCGCTCATGAGGACCCTCGACAACCTG GGATACCGTACTGGTTACGCCTACCGCTTCCCTGTCCTCCTGGAGCGCTCCAGGACGCGCAGAGAGGTTGAGGTTCCCGCCACCGTCACCTCCTTCAGCTTCGATGATGAGGGGAAACGAGTGCAAGTGCGCCTTCAACCTCACGCCCACAAACAACAGCTGGAGAAAACGAGATGGCTGAACACACCTAACACTTACCAAAAGGTCAACCAGGACCAGGCGAGCCCCGGCCACCGCACCACG TGGCAGTGGCTGCGGTCGGACGAGGTAACCCAAAGCGGCGGCACAGCCATCAAGATCGAAAACCCCAACCAGTTTGTTCCTCTCTTTACCAACCCGCAGGAGGTTTTGGAGACCAGGAATAAG ATCCGAGAGCAGAACCGTCAGGACATGAAGACGGCAGGACCGCAGTCTCAGTTATTAGCTGGCGTGATCACGGAGAACAGCCCACCG TCTCCAGAAATCATGGAGCCCCCTTCAACCCCCGAGCCAGAACCACCGAACCCGTTCAACGAGCTGACGGATCAGGCGCTGGAGGAATATCGCAAAGAAGTTGAGCGTAAGAAGGAGGTGGACG GTGTGGAGGAGGTGACAAACGATACAGGGACTCCTCCCCCTGCTTCCTCTCCCACAAAAGTCCCCTCCCCCATCAAACCACCTGCCTCAG AGACGGACGGGAAAACCACGGACACGGTCCCGAATgggaaggaggaggagggcGAGAAGCAGCAGGATGAGCTGGAGAAAGGATTGAAGGCTCTCTCAACCAGTGACACATCAGAAACCTCTGTTGTCCCGCCCACTGCCCCGCCCACCAAGCCTGTGGGCACCACCCCCGAGGGCTCTCCCTCAAAGTCACcgttcaagaagaagaagaagttcaaAGCTCCGTCGTTCCTAAAGAAGAGCAAGAAGCAGAAAGAGAAGGCTGAGACttga
- the add2 gene encoding beta-adducin isoform X5, with protein sequence MLIQEQAKKGGSSSSLWALRQIADFMASHGSPAALPSTMTMVTPINDLHGWDGVAMVKGERLMRCKLASVHRLFELYGWTQLTTTRLTMRISKEQEHFLVLPEGLTYGEVTASNLVKVNILGDVMEQGSTTLGVDVSAFSLHSAIYSARPDVRCLLHLHTPATAAVSAMKCGLLPLSHEALLVGEVAYYDYNGLMEEEEDRVDLQKSLGPTCKVLVLRNHGFVALGESVEEAFYTIYHIQTACQIQVSALCCAGGEENLIMLDRNVHRPNPTGTVGWAGSTFGPMHKTRLGEHEFEALMRTLDNLGYRTGYAYRFPVLLERSRTRREVEVPATVTSFSFDDEGKRVQVRLQPHAHKQQLEKTRWLNTPNTYQKVNQDQASPGHRTTWQWLRSDEVTQSGGTAIKIENPNQFVPLFTNPQEVLETRNKIREQNRQDMKTAGPQSQLLAGVITENSPPSPEIMEPPSTPEPEPPNPFNELTDQALEEYRKEVERKKEVDGVEEVTNDTGTPPPASSPTKVPSPIKPPASETDGKTTDTVPNGKEEEGEKQQDELEKGLKALSTSDTSETSVVPPTAPPTKPVGTTPEGSPSKSPFKKKKKFKAPSFLKKSKKQKEKAET encoded by the exons ATGTTGATTCAGGAGCAGGCGAAGAAAGGCGGGAGCTCGTCCAGTCTGTGGGCTCTCAGGCAGATCGCTGACTTTATGGCCTCTCACGGCTCTCCTGCTGCACTGCCCTCGA ctATGACCATGGTGACCCCCATTAATGATCTGCATGGATGGGATGGCGTTGCCATGGTAAAGGGGGAGCGGCTGATGCGCTGTAAGCTGGCGAGTGTCCACCGTCTGTTTGAACTGTACGGCTGGACTCAGCTCACTACCACCCGGCTCACG ATGCGTATCAGTAAAGAGCAGGAGCACTTCCTGGTTCTACCTGAAGGCCTGACCTATGGCGAGGTCACCGCCTCTAACCTG gttaagGTGAATATCCTGGGTGATGTGATGGAGCAGGGCAGCACTACATTAGGAGTAGATGTATCCGCCTTCAGCCTGCACTCGGCCATTTACTCCGCCCGACCCGATGTCCGCTGCCTGCTACACCTCCACACTCCCGCTACAGCTGCt GTGTCAGCCATGAAGTGTGGCCTCCTGCCGCTGTCCCATGAGGCTTTGCTGGTGGGCGAGGTGGCGTATTACGACTACAATGGCttgatggaggaggaggaggacagagTGGACCTGCAGAAGAGTCTCGGGCCCACATGCAAG GTTCTCGTCCTGAGGAACCATGGCTTCGTGGCTCTGGGAGAGTCGGTAGAGGAGGCCTTCTACACCATCTACCACATCCAGACAGCCTGTCAGATACAG GTTTCAGCTCTGTGCTGTGCTGGAGGAGAGGAGAACCTCATCATGCTGGACCGGAACGTACACAGACCGAACCCCACCGGCACCGTGGGCTGGGCCGGATCCACCTTCGGACCCATGCACAAGACCCGACTCGGAGAGCACGAATTCGAGGCGCTCATGAGGACCCTCGACAACCTG GGATACCGTACTGGTTACGCCTACCGCTTCCCTGTCCTCCTGGAGCGCTCCAGGACGCGCAGAGAGGTTGAGGTTCCCGCCACCGTCACCTCCTTCAGCTTCGATGATGAGGGGAAACGAGTGCAAGTGCGCCTTCAACCTCACGCCCACAAACAACAGCTGGAGAAAACGAGATGGCTGAACACACCTAACACTTACCAAAAGGTCAACCAGGACCAGGCGAGCCCCGGCCACCGCACCACG TGGCAGTGGCTGCGGTCGGACGAGGTAACCCAAAGCGGCGGCACAGCCATCAAGATCGAAAACCCCAACCAGTTTGTTCCTCTCTTTACCAACCCGCAGGAGGTTTTGGAGACCAGGAATAAG ATCCGAGAGCAGAACCGTCAGGACATGAAGACGGCAGGACCGCAGTCTCAGTTATTAGCTGGCGTGATCACGGAGAACAGCCCACCG TCTCCAGAAATCATGGAGCCCCCTTCAACCCCCGAGCCAGAACCACCGAACCCGTTCAACGAGCTGACGGATCAGGCGCTGGAGGAATATCGCAAAGAAGTTGAGCGTAAGAAGGAGGTGGACG GTGTGGAGGAGGTGACAAACGATACAGGGACTCCTCCCCCTGCTTCCTCTCCCACAAAAGTCCCCTCCCCCATCAAACCACCTGCCTCAG AGACGGACGGGAAAACCACGGACACGGTCCCGAATgggaaggaggaggagggcGAGAAGCAGCAGGATGAGCTGGAGAAAGGATTGAAGGCTCTCTCAACCAGTGACACATCAGAAACCTCTGTTGTCCCGCCCACTGCCCCGCCCACCAAGCCTGTGGGCACCACCCCCGAGGGCTCTCCCTCAAAGTCACcgttcaagaagaagaagaagttcaaAGCTCCGTCGTTCCTAAAGAAGAGCAAGAAGCAGAAAGAGAAGGCTGAGACttga
- the add2 gene encoding beta-adducin isoform X2 → MSKSPTPKGTPVQHSPVDGECVLMDAVQSPPQQVTPTSGSKNRISSLLQSPSFREELDMLIQEQAKKGGSSSSLWALRQIADFMASHGSPAALPSTMTMVTPINDLHGWDGVAMVKGERLMRCKLASVHRLFELYGWTQLTTTRLTMRISKEQEHFLVLPEGLTYGEVTASNLVKVNILGDVMEQGSTTLGVDVSAFSLHSAIYSARPDVRCLLHLHTPATAAVSAMKCGLLPLSHEALLVGEVAYYDYNGLMEEEEDRVDLQKSLGPTCKVLVLRNHGFVALGESVEEAFYTIYHIQTACQIQVSALCCAGGEENLIMLDRNVHRPNPTGTVGWAGSTFGPMHKTRLGEHEFEALMRTLDNLGYRTGYAYRFPVLLERSRTRREVEVPATVTSFSFDDEGKRVQVRLQPHAHKQQLEKTRWLNTPNTYQKVNQDQASPGHRTTWQWLRSDEVTQSGGTAIKIENPNQFVPLFTNPQEVLETRNKIREQNRQDMKTAGPQSQLLAGVITENSPPSPEIMEPPSTPEPEPPNPFNELTDQALEEYRKEVERVEEVTNDTGTPPPASSPTKVPSPIKPPASETDGKTTDTVPNGKEEEGEKQQDELEKGLKALSTSDTSETSVVPPTAPPTKPVGTTPEGSPSKSPFKKKKKFKAPSFLKKSKKQKEKAET, encoded by the exons ATGAGCAAGTCTCCCACTCCCAAAGGCACACCGGTGCAGCACAGCCCGGTGGACGGCGAGTGTGTGTTAATGGACGCAGTTCAGTCTCCACCTCAGCAGGTCACTCCGACCAGTGGCTCAAAGAATCGCATCTCCAGCCTTCTGCAGAGccct tcgtTCCGTGAGGAGCTGGACATGTTGATTCAGGAGCAGGCGAAGAAAGGCGGGAGCTCGTCCAGTCTGTGGGCTCTCAGGCAGATCGCTGACTTTATGGCCTCTCACGGCTCTCCTGCTGCACTGCCCTCGA ctATGACCATGGTGACCCCCATTAATGATCTGCATGGATGGGATGGCGTTGCCATGGTAAAGGGGGAGCGGCTGATGCGCTGTAAGCTGGCGAGTGTCCACCGTCTGTTTGAACTGTACGGCTGGACTCAGCTCACTACCACCCGGCTCACG ATGCGTATCAGTAAAGAGCAGGAGCACTTCCTGGTTCTACCTGAAGGCCTGACCTATGGCGAGGTCACCGCCTCTAACCTG gttaagGTGAATATCCTGGGTGATGTGATGGAGCAGGGCAGCACTACATTAGGAGTAGATGTATCCGCCTTCAGCCTGCACTCGGCCATTTACTCCGCCCGACCCGATGTCCGCTGCCTGCTACACCTCCACACTCCCGCTACAGCTGCt GTGTCAGCCATGAAGTGTGGCCTCCTGCCGCTGTCCCATGAGGCTTTGCTGGTGGGCGAGGTGGCGTATTACGACTACAATGGCttgatggaggaggaggaggacagagTGGACCTGCAGAAGAGTCTCGGGCCCACATGCAAG GTTCTCGTCCTGAGGAACCATGGCTTCGTGGCTCTGGGAGAGTCGGTAGAGGAGGCCTTCTACACCATCTACCACATCCAGACAGCCTGTCAGATACAG GTTTCAGCTCTGTGCTGTGCTGGAGGAGAGGAGAACCTCATCATGCTGGACCGGAACGTACACAGACCGAACCCCACCGGCACCGTGGGCTGGGCCGGATCCACCTTCGGACCCATGCACAAGACCCGACTCGGAGAGCACGAATTCGAGGCGCTCATGAGGACCCTCGACAACCTG GGATACCGTACTGGTTACGCCTACCGCTTCCCTGTCCTCCTGGAGCGCTCCAGGACGCGCAGAGAGGTTGAGGTTCCCGCCACCGTCACCTCCTTCAGCTTCGATGATGAGGGGAAACGAGTGCAAGTGCGCCTTCAACCTCACGCCCACAAACAACAGCTGGAGAAAACGAGATGGCTGAACACACCTAACACTTACCAAAAGGTCAACCAGGACCAGGCGAGCCCCGGCCACCGCACCACG TGGCAGTGGCTGCGGTCGGACGAGGTAACCCAAAGCGGCGGCACAGCCATCAAGATCGAAAACCCCAACCAGTTTGTTCCTCTCTTTACCAACCCGCAGGAGGTTTTGGAGACCAGGAATAAG ATCCGAGAGCAGAACCGTCAGGACATGAAGACGGCAGGACCGCAGTCTCAGTTATTAGCTGGCGTGATCACGGAGAACAGCCCACCG TCTCCAGAAATCATGGAGCCCCCTTCAACCCCCGAGCCAGAACCACCGAACCCGTTCAACGAGCTGACGGATCAGGCGCTGGAGGAATATCGCAAAGAAGTTGAGC GTGTGGAGGAGGTGACAAACGATACAGGGACTCCTCCCCCTGCTTCCTCTCCCACAAAAGTCCCCTCCCCCATCAAACCACCTGCCTCAG AGACGGACGGGAAAACCACGGACACGGTCCCGAATgggaaggaggaggagggcGAGAAGCAGCAGGATGAGCTGGAGAAAGGATTGAAGGCTCTCTCAACCAGTGACACATCAGAAACCTCTGTTGTCCCGCCCACTGCCCCGCCCACCAAGCCTGTGGGCACCACCCCCGAGGGCTCTCCCTCAAAGTCACcgttcaagaagaagaagaagttcaaAGCTCCGTCGTTCCTAAAGAAGAGCAAGAAGCAGAAAGAGAAGGCTGAGACttga
- the snrnp27 gene encoding U4/U6.U5 small nuclear ribonucleoprotein 27 kDa protein, with translation MGRSRSRSPPRRERRRSRSTSRDRERRRRERERERTRSRSRDRDRDRERERRRSRSRSPHRRRSRSPRRHRSSSLSPLRQKDRREDERKEVKEKPVKVHQISAEDMQGKTEEEIEMMKLMGFGSFDTTKGRKVDGSVNAHAINVTQKRKYRQYMNRKGGFNRPLDFIA, from the exons ATGGGTCGAAGTAGGAGCAGGTCACCCCCACGACGTG aGAGACGCCGCTCGCGCTCGACTTCACGGGACCGCGAGCGCAGGCGCAGAGAACGTGAGAGGGAGCGCACGCGCTCGCGATCTCGAGACCGGGACAGGGACCGTGAAAGGGAACGGCGTAGGAGCCGCTCGCGCTCTCCGCACAGGCGGCGATCAAG GTCTCCACGGCGACACCGTTCGTCCTCACTGTCGCCGCTCAGGCAGAAGGACAGACGAGAGGATGAGCGGAAGGAGGTGAAGGAGAAGCCTGTGAAGGTCCATCAGATATCAG cCGAGGACATGCAGGGGAAAACGGAGGAGGAGATTGAGATGATGAAGCTGATGGGCTTCGGTTCCTTTGACACCACGAAG gGTCGGAAGGTGGACGGTTCTGTAAACGCACACGCCATCAACGTCACGCAGAAGAGGAAATACag gCAATACATGAACAGGAAAGGTGGCTTCAACAGACCACTGGACTTCATCGCTTGA